Genomic window (Methanofollis sp.):
GCGGCCGTGCAGGACAAAGGCTAACCACCTTCAGGCTATACTATCCTGAGGAAAACAGAGAGATATCATGCCAGATGTTGCCATTATCACAGGGTCGGCCTCGGACAGCGCCATCGCCGAGAAGGCCCGGACAGTGCTCGACGAGTACGGGATCTCCTGCGAGCTCCAGGTGATCTCGGCACACCGTGACCCGGACCGTCTGGAAAACTATGTGCAGGCCTCGGACGCAAAGGTCTTCATCTGCATCGCCGGGATGGCGGCGGCCCTGCCGGGTGTCGTCGCTTCGAAGACGAAGAAGCCGGTGATCGGTGTCCCGGTCTCAGGGAAACACCTCGGCGGCCTCGACGCACTCCTCTCTGTCGTGCAGATGCCGAAGGGAGTGCCTGTTGCCTGCGTCGCCCTCGACGGCG
Coding sequences:
- the purE gene encoding 5-(carboxyamino)imidazole ribonucleotide mutase; the encoded protein is MPDVAIITGSASDSAIAEKARTVLDEYGISCELQVISAHRDPDRLENYVQASDAKVFICIAGMAAALPGVVASKTKKPVIGVPVSGKHLGGLDALLSVVQMPKGVPVACVALDGGENAAHLAARILGVA